A part of Maridesulfovibrio hydrothermalis AM13 = DSM 14728 genomic DNA contains:
- a CDS encoding DUF1614 domain-containing protein, whose product MITVAFSKLGLTAGQGFLLLIATLFGSGINIPVFRSERLVPDVTIRRVRMFNPHTEAVFSGQSKSLTKQIVAVNIGGCVIPVLLSMTLLARSGFNLSILLCIIIVSAATYALARPVPGVGIGIPVLIPPLITAFAALIFVQGEIAPIAAYVAGSLGTLIGADLLHLATPATRNVLDAPVVSIGGAGTFDGIFITGILAVLLA is encoded by the coding sequence TTGATTACAGTTGCTTTTTCCAAACTAGGCCTGACGGCCGGACAGGGGTTTCTGCTGCTTATAGCAACATTATTCGGAAGCGGGATTAATATTCCTGTTTTCCGGTCTGAACGTCTTGTACCTGACGTAACCATTAGAAGAGTTCGTATGTTTAACCCTCACACCGAGGCTGTTTTTTCCGGTCAAAGCAAATCACTCACCAAACAGATTGTTGCGGTCAACATAGGCGGTTGTGTTATCCCTGTATTGCTCTCCATGACTCTGCTGGCCCGCAGTGGATTTAATTTATCAATACTGCTTTGTATAATAATTGTCAGTGCAGCTACTTACGCCCTTGCCCGTCCTGTTCCGGGGGTGGGGATTGGCATCCCTGTTCTTATACCCCCTTTGATCACTGCTTTTGCTGCTTTAATTTTCGTTCAGGGCGAAATTGCACCTATTGCTGCTTATGTTGCAGGAAGTCTCGGGACTTTGATAGGAGCAGATTTATTACATCTGGCAACTCCGGCAACCCGTAATGTTTTGGATGCACCTGTTGTTTCTATCGGAGGGGCCGGAACTTTTGACGGAATTTTCATCACTGGTATTTTAGCAGTACTTTTGGCTTGA
- the rfbA gene encoding glucose-1-phosphate thymidylyltransferase RfbA — protein sequence MKGIILAGGSGTRLYPLTRVVSKQLLPVYDKPMIYYPLSIHMMSGIKDIMIISTPEDLHRFEDLLGDGASLGINISYKVQPKPEGLAQAFIIAEDFIGEDNVSLILGDNIFYGHDLPHILQKTAAMNEGGTVFAYAVKNPKRYGVVEFDKNQSVISIEEKPDIPKSKFAVTGLYFYDNSVIEIAKKIKPSPRGELEITDVNNEYLKQGKLNVELLGRGYAWLDMGTHESLLRASAYVEAIQERQGVLLACLEEIAFKMGYITAQELKDLAADMLKNDYGKYIMDIYNESKAD from the coding sequence ATGAAAGGCATCATCTTAGCCGGTGGATCTGGCACCAGACTTTATCCCCTGACAAGGGTGGTCAGCAAACAATTGCTGCCAGTATACGATAAACCTATGATCTATTACCCACTATCCATTCATATGATGTCCGGAATCAAGGATATCATGATCATATCAACCCCTGAAGACCTGCACCGGTTTGAAGATCTGCTCGGTGACGGGGCCAGCCTCGGCATCAATATCTCATACAAGGTTCAGCCGAAACCGGAAGGACTCGCTCAGGCTTTCATTATTGCAGAAGATTTTATAGGCGAAGACAACGTCAGCCTGATTCTTGGTGATAATATTTTTTATGGTCATGACCTGCCGCACATTCTGCAAAAAACAGCCGCAATGAATGAAGGCGGAACTGTTTTCGCCTATGCCGTAAAAAATCCGAAACGATACGGGGTCGTAGAGTTTGACAAAAACCAGTCTGTCATAAGCATTGAAGAAAAACCAGATATCCCCAAATCGAAATTTGCTGTGACCGGCCTTTACTTTTATGATAATTCAGTCATTGAAATAGCAAAAAAAATAAAACCATCCCCCAGAGGTGAACTGGAAATTACTGATGTAAATAACGAATATCTCAAACAAGGCAAACTTAATGTCGAACTGCTAGGACGCGGTTATGCGTGGCTTGATATGGGAACACATGAATCCCTGCTCCGGGCATCGGCTTATGTTGAGGCCATTCAGGAAAGACAGGGGGTCCTGTTAGCATGCCTCGAAGAAATAGCCTTCAAGATGGGATACATTACCGCGCAAGAGCTGAAAGACCTTGCTGCAGACATGCTTAAAAACGACTACGGCAAATATATCATGGACATATACAATGAATCAAAGGCG